In a genomic window of Mucilaginibacter sp. KACC 22063:
- a CDS encoding phosphonate degradation HD-domain oxygenase, translated as MMQNFEKSPEAIVEAVFELYEKHGNEDYIGEPVSQIEHMSQAAALAEAEGYDDEVVLAAFFHDIGHLCADEEVASMNGMGNVDHEKLGADYLLQKGFSNRLASLVNAHVVAKRYLTFKYPEYYNQLSKASKATLEFQGGVMTAEEAAVFEANPDADLIIRMRYWDDKAKEVDIPVDNIDLLKSKAINHLKQQAAKV; from the coding sequence ATGATGCAAAATTTTGAAAAAAGCCCCGAAGCTATAGTTGAAGCTGTTTTTGAACTTTACGAAAAACATGGTAATGAAGACTACATCGGCGAGCCCGTTTCACAAATAGAACACATGTCGCAGGCGGCAGCCCTGGCCGAAGCAGAAGGTTACGATGACGAAGTAGTACTTGCCGCTTTTTTTCATGATATAGGTCATCTGTGTGCCGATGAAGAAGTTGCCAGTATGAATGGCATGGGGAATGTTGATCATGAAAAACTTGGTGCTGATTATCTATTGCAAAAAGGTTTTTCCAACAGGCTGGCATCATTAGTAAACGCGCACGTAGTAGCTAAACGTTACCTCACTTTTAAATATCCCGAATATTATAACCAACTGTCTAAAGCCAGCAAGGCAACGCTTGAGTTTCAGGGTGGTGTGATGACAGCAGAAGAGGCTGCCGTTTTTGAGGCCAACCCTGATGCCGACCTTATTATACGCATGCGTTATTGGGATGACAAAGCCAAGGAGGTGGATATACCGGTTGACAATATTGACTTGTTAAAAAGCAAAGCCATTAACCACCTTAAACAGCAGGCAGCTAAGGTTTAG